In the genome of Thermodesulfobacteriota bacterium, the window TATTGGACAAATAGTCCCAATAATTGCACCCTTAAATCGTGACGGAACCCCTGCAAAAGTCTAAAAGTAAGTCCCAAACCGGATATGAATCAGGTGTCGTCGGCCGTGCCTTTTAGAGACTAAGCGGCGTCATACTTAACCGTTTAATTGAGTATCAACTATTTAGATAATTTAATTCACCTGATTAAAATAGTATATAATGTTGAAAAGTTATCGTATTCGAATGGTTGTCCAATATAAGATTAACGAATTGGATGAAAATGAAGGAGGAGGAGATGAAAGTCAATAAAATTAAGGGCTTAGTGCCTGTCTTAAAATTTCTTTTTGTTTTACTATGTGTAGCTGTGTTTGTTATAGCGGTTAACGCTGAAGCTTTTGCAGGTGATATAAATGGCGCAGATTTTTTAAAAAGCGAAGCGGGTTACATTGGCCAAGAAAACACCGATCCTGTTCTGGATGAACGCGGTATTATAGAAGATAGCAAGAAAAACAATCTTTTATCCGACGGGCCTTTTCAATATGAAATATCTCAAAATGATAAGGGAGAAGAATCTGCTGACAACGTAAACGAAAAAGAGGATGGGGTTAAGGAACAAAGCGGTGACAAGGGAAATGGCTCTGGTGTGGTTTTTGAGCCTATACAGTATTGTCAGGGACGGTTTAAAAGGTTAGGGGGTACCGGCGTGGAGATCATTACAATCAGGTGTCCGAAAGTGGATGATAGTTGTAACTGCGAAGGTGAGAAGAAAAGCCCGACAAAGTGGGTTGAATGCGGTGGTGTGAGAAAAGACTCTACGATCGGGTCAGACCTTTTGAGCTGTGAATCTAAAATAGTCGGATCGGGCGCGGCTGCGAACTCAGAATAGGAGAATTTTAGATTCGAAGAGGGTACTTGCCGAGTTGTGTCTTAAATTTTTAGAAAAGGTGTAAAACCAAAACATTGGGTAGATTAATTTAGTGGATTATCTTGATGTAGCACGAAGAGCAGCACTTGAAGCTGGTGATTTGCTTAAACGGTATTTGGGAAAGGTCGAAGAGGTTGAGTACAAGGCGAAGAACAGCCTTGTGACCGAGGCTGACAGGATTGCGGAAAACCTTATAATAAAAACTATTAAACAAAGATACCCGGCTCATGGAATCCTTGCGGAGGAGTCTGGGATCGAAAGGCAAGGGTCAAACTATCTTTGGATAATTGATCCGCTGGATGGAACGACAAACTTCACACATACCTATCCCTTCTTTTCAGTCTCAATAGCGCTGGAAATAGACGGCGAGGTAAAAATTGGACTGATATATGATCCGATAAAGGATGAGATGTTCATCGGAGAGCGCGGGGAGGGTGCGTTGATGAATGATAAGAAAATAGTTGTTTCTGATGCATTGAAGGTGGAAGTGAGTAATCTATGTACCGGGTTTATACACACAGCGGACTGGATGGTTGAGGAGAATTTGAGGCATTTTGGGAATTTCATAAGGAGGGCCAGGGCGGTCAGGAGAGACGGCTCTGCCGCACTTGATCTCTGTTATGTGGCCTGTGGAAGGTATGATGGCTTCTGGGAGCTCGGGTTAAACCCGTGGGATACCGCCGCAGGGTATCTTATTGTAGAAGAAGCAGGGGGTAGGGTGACAAAATTCGGAGGAGAAGAGTACAACATAAATGATCAAGAGATCATAGCGAGTAACGGTAAAATTCATGATGAGATGATGAATGTGCTTACATTGGGAAGGAGTAATAATTCCAGGGAATCGACCGTTAAGGATTGATTCACTCACAATTCTAGTAATTTTGATTGACATCTTTTACATCCCATTTTTGTTCGATCCTGATTGATCCATAGATTATTTTGTGTTTTCTATGAATCTTACTCTTCATAAGAAAATCTCTTTCGAATGAAAAGGGTATAAGATTTGTAACTTTAGGTTTATAATTAAATCGATTATCTGAAGGGGGCAAGAAAATGAATAATTGGACAATAAAGGACTGGATTCCGTTGGTGAATAAACTTGTCTGGCCAATATTTATAGTACTACTCTTACTGGTATTTCAATCACAGGTGAGGGAGATTTATGAGGTTCTTTTGGATGCTATGAAGGCGGGGAGGAGTATTAAAGTGGGGGGATTTTTAGAATTGGGAGAATTGGCAAAGGATACCCAGATAAGTGAATTGTCTTTTGATAATATCTCAATTGAGGCAGTTGGCGGATCTGAAGGGGTTGTTAGGAAAGGATCTGTTTCGTATCTCGAAAAGTTACAAGAGGAACTTCGTCTGAATCCATCAAGGAAGATTGATACCTTACTGATAACCGATGATATTTCTTACTCTACCGATTTAATCAGGAAATATATCGGCACCCTTGGCCTTCGTTTCGTCGTATTTCAAAAAAGGGATATGTTTGACGGCTGGATAAACTCTACCACATTTGTTGCTCAAATATCAGGAAATGAAGGGATGATGTCCTATGTCAATTTGAGGAATTCAATAATAGGTATTAGGACTGAAAGTGTTAGATCAAACGCAACTGCCAAAGAGGTTTTACAATTAATGCAGGAACTGCATGTCGATTCAGTTCCTGTTCTTGATACAAACGACAGATGGCTATTTTTCGCAAATCGCGAAGAAATTCTTGCCCGGCTCATGACGTCCATTCTAATCGATTGACATACGAGGACTGATGCGAGCGCTTTTTCATCGACTGAGGGGAGGAATATTAAAGAAAGAGAGTGAAACTATTTTCTACTTTTGAAGTTCACAGATGTAGGTCATCTTTTGAATGATACATGAGGGTTGTGAATGACATTTGAGCTGGCTAAGGGTTCGACTGGTGGTCAGTTTGGCGTAAGATGCAAGTGCATGAGGGTTGACCCTTCGAAGATTTTATGCACAATGTATAATATATAGATCCATGCCTGAAAGAGGTGAAATGTATGAAAGGTCTTAGATATCTGATAATAGCATTTCTTACCGCATTGACGTTTACTGTGGGTGCTAATCCCGGTATGGCTCGTAAGTCTGGACATGGCGGCGGTTATAGGGGTGGACATGGAGGCTATCAGGGAGGCCATAGAGGTGGGCATAATGGTTATTATGGTTATCGTGGCGGACATCATGGACATCGCTATAATCATGGCTATGGCTACGGCTACGGTTATTACAGACCCTATTATAACTCCTTTGCATATTATTGGCCGTACCTAATCCCACCTTTAGTGTATGGTACACTCTTATATTATCAGTATTCGAGGCCTGTTTATTATCCGACATATCCAAACCCAGTAAATCAGCAGGTTATTATATCCCCACAGGCACAGGCTCCGGCAGAAACACCCCAGACCCAAGGGGTTCCGCAGGGGCAATCAGGCACTTATCAGATAATAGTTAAAGACAGGTATGGGAACCCACAGACGATAAATGTTCCTAGAGGAAAGACAGCTACAATAAGTGAAGGGGAAAACGGAGAGCTGCAGATCAATTTTGAAGAACAGCCGAGCTCACAGCAGGCAATACCACCGGGTGATGCTATCGCAGATAACTATCAGAGTGATTCACCAGACTATGGGGCAGGCATACCCTTGAAGCAGACCGATGCGTTTGGCATGGGATGGTAGTTGAAGTGGGCGAACCATGTTCCTTAAGTGAAAAATAGGTGTTATTTCCCTTTTGTCATTCCCTAAGAAGCGGGGTCAGGCGTGAATAATTGAATTATTTTCTATTCTTCAGATCAACTATGATTGTATTAATTATATTTTCAGCCCCTTAGATTCCTTAAGCCTTTCGTTTACGGGCACAGGTGATTGAAATCTTCGCCTTTTTTAAGAATTAAGCTACCAGCGTGTTCTGTCAGCATCACATGGTAAAGCCCACCCGCTATATGGAGACCTGGTTTTCCTCCCATCCTGACAAAGATAGGCTTATTTCGAAAATAATTCTAAAAACTGTATGCTTCCTTCAATTTTCAACTTACACATTTCACATGGATTATGGATAGTCTATAAATTGTCATATGCATGAAGTTCTGACAACAATTTCTCTCCTTAACTTAAATTTCAATGCATATTTATTTAAAAATTTATTGGCATGCTAATTGCCATCATTATGAATAACATTGAGTATCTTAGCTCAAAATAAATTTAGGGAGGATTTAAATGTTACTCAAAATAAAATTAAGTTTGTTCTCATTGCTGCTTTGTATCATAACTCTTATCGCTGCTTGTGATGGAGGGGACGACCAGCATAGGGATAATGGAGCTACGCCAGGAAGACAAACAAGAGAAGTTACCGGGGTTGTAGGTGAGGGAACAGCAAAGCATTTTTCTCCAGGAGGTAATAAAACAGCTATTTTGGCTATGAATGTTTATGACCTTATTTCGCCTTACAGCGCATATGCTACCGGGCAAGCTGGAACATTCATCGTAAGCGCATTGGGGAGAAATGGCTCTATCCGTGAAAGTGATACTGACCCTGTAACCGGAGGGTTTACTCTTAATCTTCCAGTGGATGATTGTTATACAATGAGTTTCACAGCTCATACCGGTCCTGGAATGATGGATGAATTTTGGGATTTTATCGTATTTCAGTGTGGTCCGGAGCATATAGGAGAGTTTGACGATCAGTTTTGCCTGACTACCGGGAATAATCCTGTCGACTTGGGAGTGATCACATTACATTCAGACCATAGCTTTGCCATGCCCATGCATAACCCACTTGAAGAAGTGGACACGAATGGGGACGGAACTATGGATTTCCATGATCCCGATTATATATGTGGTAACGTTGGAGACGCCGACCACGATGGATATTATGATGACGACTCTGATAACGATGGTTTTCACGACGATGACATGGACCATGATGGATTTCATGATGATGACATGAACCATGATGGCTTTCACGATGGAATGGAACCGGATCACGGTATGGGACCTGGGGGAGGCATGATGCATCGCTAACATTACGGAACTTTATTACACAATAACACACAATAACACCGATCAGCAGTTTAGAGGTCTCAAAGTTAACGAGGAATGATGGGGTCGTATCTCAACATTTAATATTTATGCTAATATCTCATTCTCCAAGTCCTGAATCATTCTTCTGATTTTTTTATCCTTCTTGAGTTCTTCACTAAATCTCTTACAGCTCTGCGCCACAGCGGCATAATCCATACCATATATCTTTCCTATTTCACTCAACCGTAAGTCAGTGTGCTTCTTTATCAAATACATAGATATTTTCCTGTACACATTTCCCCTCTTCTTATCTACTATGTCATTTTTTCTTATTCCATATCTCTTTTGTATTAATCCTATTATCTCTTCTGCATTTTTCGTCCCACTTGGCCTTGTTGCTATTATTTCTCTTTTTCTCCCAATCTTTTTTATTCTATCTACAATCTCGTTTATATATCTCCCAGTTCCCAGTGCTATACCCCTATAAGATTCCGCCAATGGATCCTTTGTTCCGATATTCTCCTTTACGTAACTCCTGTATCTCTTCCTTGCTTCTTTTGTATCTTCAGCAAACTGACTCAATATGAATTCTTTGTCTAATCTCTCGGGAATTTTCCCTCTATCACTCACATAATCCAGATAACTACTCCATCTGTATTGCTTCAAATTCTTTACCATTCCTGCCCTAAGGGGATTTAGATGTATATATGCACTGAGCTTCAACCCATAATTGTTCTGTTCTACCAGTATTGATTTATATCTACCCTGTAGCACCGAGCCCACTATGTTGTGTTCTGCCTTAATCCAGTTCGTATACGAGGTATTCAAATAATGCATTCCTTCTGATATGTTTGCATCTGGGGTTTTTATAAACAAATGGTAGTGATTGTCCATTAGGCAGTAGGCATAACAGATAAAATGGTATTTATTAAGTGTTTCGTTAAGTTTCTCTATAAATACTTTTTTATCATTATCTGAATAAAATATGTTTTCTCTTCTATTGCCTCGGGATGTAATATGATAACATGCACCTTCAAATGCCAGTCTCAAAGCCCTTGCCATGAGATGATATTAAAATCAAAACAATTATTTGTCAATTGTTGAGATACGACCCCACGCAGTCTACAATCACGAGCCCTTCAATACCCCACCCGGTCACCCTGAGCTCAGTCGAAGGATGAGCAGGTCGAAGAATCTATCGGAAATCCCACACACGTTTCCCAGTTCCGAAATACTCAATTCTGTAATATAATAAATACAATCTCATGTGTGACCCCGTGCTAATAGCCGCAATTCTTGAAGAACTAGGATACTTTGACGAAGAGAAGGAAGGGGACAAGAGGGATGAAGTTCATGACAGGAAAACTGACAAAGACAATTCCAAAAATAGCCGGGAAGGAGAAATATAAGGTAAAGTCGTCTGTATCACAGAAAATGTCTGTTATACGTAATTTATTTGAGAAGCTGGGATTCCTAGTAGTATTGTTTTGTATCATGGATCGTGCATCCTGAATCTTGCATCATGCATCGTGGATCATGTATCCGGCATCCTGCACGGAATCACCATTTGTCAATTGAAGACTTGATCGCATCGTAACCAGTGTAAAATAAAGGACTGATCCCCAGGCCGTTTATTTGTCAAAAGTTAATACCAAAACCCCTGAGACTTTTTTTTGGGTTTAAATAATGTGAAGTCTTTTCTCCATAGGCTTTAATATATTTTTGAATAACTCTGAAGCTCTAAAAATTTCAATACCGATGAGTTTGCCAGACCTATTAAATTCACAGTTAACACCTGGCGCAAGTTCAATAACCTCTTCTTCTGTACCCTCCCGACCAAAATACAGAATGTCTTCTTCTTCATCGTATGATACTTTAAACTTTTTCATCAATTTTACTCCATCTGCCACTTTTAACCCTTTTTAGTTTCTGATCTATCCCTAACGGATGTATAGTTAAAAGTTTAACATAAACCTTCAATAATATATGCTATCATCACATCTCTGATCTTATTGTAAAGCTTAACTTTCATAATAGCCACTCGATGTCCTGTTTGCGCGTCAAAATACCTCTCACCAGATTGCTCATATATTTTTTGAGGCAAGGAATAAGGTATTTTTCTCAATGATAACCTATTCTTTATATGATTAGAGTATAGTATTTGCATTACATGAAATCAATCCATTTTTACTTAGTTACCGTTAGTGTATAAGTAGCATAATAATACTTACGAATATAGGGGTAGACCCTAATTTCTTTATATTAAAGATAAAGCACAAGTCCGTCTTTTGTCATCCCGACCTATATCGCGAATCCATTTTGTATTTTTCCTAATTCTTGAATCCCCAATTCTGTAATATAATTAATCCATTTCCATGTGTGATCCAGAACTCATAGTTGCAATACTTGAAGAACTAGGATACTTCGACGAAAAGAAAGATGAGGACCATAAGGATGAAATTTACGACAACGTACCTACCATAGTTCAGAAATTTGCGGGAGGACGAAGATGAATAGAGTATAAGACAAAATTCATCCCTGGTATGGGGTTTTTCCTGAGCTTTAAAGGGTAGCTGTTCCTATTTACCATTTGCTTGATCTTGTCAACGAGCGCCCGTTCCTGATCGGAACTAGCGACGTGGCGCAAATTTCAAGACAGCTTCTCGAAATACCTTTATGGAATCGGGGATAGTTTTTTCCTCAAATAGCGTTTCATAGGCGGAAAGAGCTTTTCCATATGACCTTGTATTACCCTTGCTATTAAAATTTAGCGTTAGACCACCTAGATCGGCACCAGCAAACAGCCCATCCTTTGATTCGGTGTAGGTGATAAAAGAGATTCCCTTGGTATGTGAGCCCGTAGTAGCCCCTGTTTGTCCGGCCACAGCCGCAGCCTGAGCCTCACCAAAAGTTACACTCTCGGATACCAAGCCTCCCACACCCTTTTCATCCATTACGAGCGCGATCACATTAAAGGAACCTCCCCCCGCTGATAGACCAAGAGAGCCTCCAGTTGCGTTATAGAAAGCGGGCGCACCCCACTTTCCTGTTTCTCTACTCCTGCATATAACTAGTCCCTTACCGCTCTCTACCGTTACTACCAATCCAGCCTTTACCAATGAGGGGATTACAATTATACACTTTGCATCATCAATGAGCGTCTGTGGGATTTTTTGACTTGGTGGAGCATTCAATTCTTGATACAAAATATTTGCGGACTTTACAGCTCTTTCATCGAGTTGAGCCTTGGCCCAGTCGTGTGAAAATGTGATAAAAAGAAGCGACAAAGCTAAAATGGTCAATGAAAATCTAATACTCATGAAATTTATTCCTCCTACTTTAGATCTTGTTTATCTTAAAGGGTATTAAAAGGGGAAGCAACCCTTCTCGTTTGAGCTTTTTATTTGTGGATTCCCAATGACTGCGTTGGGGAATGACAGGATGGGGCGTATATTGCCGATAAATCTTGGAATAAGAAATTGCTGTAATCATTCGAGCCGACGTGGGGATTTGAACCCCAGACCTGCGCATTACGAGTGCGCTGCTCTACCGCTGAGCTACGTCGGCCATAATTCAATTCTTGTTAATTATTTCCGTAAATTGCAGCTCTTTCAACTTTTCAGAAGAAGCGTCCGGTTCTCCCTGAGGGACAAAATCGGGACATTTTCTGTCTGAAGATTTTAGAACATTTCTTTCTTCCCGCTCGTTAGGATGCATGTATCTCCTAGTTACATTGATGGAAGAATGGCCTAAGATCTTCCGAACAACATCTAGCCTTCCAGTGATTGCCATTCTCGTGGCTGCTGTATGCCTTAAATAGTGGAATCTTAACTTATCAAGTCTAGCTATCAGAAACTTTGTTTCGAAGCAAACTCAGATCCTGTCATTATAAAAAGAGATTCGAATGTCCTTCTAAAAATTGCGTGAGGAAAATCAGAAGCGGAAAGGTTAAGAAACATTTTCAGGCGGAGGGCAAGACTAAAAGTTTCAGTCGAACTAGTGGTACTGTTCTGAATCATGCATCATATATCCTGCATCTTGCATCGTGGATCATGCATCCCGGACGTATTAGATTTAAGCTCTTCGATACATTAACCTTTGAATAAATAGAACTAACCAGAGAGTTCCAGTTACAAACAAAATCACCGAAGAAAAATATAAATTTAGTGTATAAAAAGTTATTGATATTGCATAAAGCCCAATAAAAATAGGCCCGGATGTTGCTAATGTTATAAACCCTTTTTTCTCTTTGAAACCATAATACACCTGGGGAACTAAGGAAATAAAGAATATTATGTTAGCAACCATGATTACAGCGTCTTGCCAGAGCATTTTATTTAATCCGAATATAATTTAGCTTGGCTAATTCCTTAAACTTTTAATCCTAATTTAATTTTTCCAATAAATGCTTATGAATTTCAACCATAGCCAGTGTGTCCATCCTACAATATGCTCTTAGGTCCGCAATCATTTCTCGTTTTTCAGCATCGTCTTCAGTGTTAATCATTTGTTCCCGGGCCAAAATTCCTACCTCAGTACCTTGTTCAAGTATTCGTTCCGTTGCTTCTGACATTGGGGCAGCCTTTTCAGGATCATTGATTTCTAGCCAAAAGCGCTTTTCACACTGAAGGCCTGAAAGGAATTTAGATTTTGATAGGTTTCTTTTCATAATATTAACTCTCTGAGCCTCTGTTAGAGAGATTATTTATATCATTTTCTTTCTCTTTATCTGTTTCTAATAGTTGATCAGGCACTGACCGTGTGTCTTGGTCGGGTCAGCCTTGAAGCATTTACAGGATATGCCGCATTGTCCGTCGGTGACACATGCAACCTTTTTGCAAGATATATCCTCACAAAGCGCCCGGCGTGGTATTGAGAAAAAGTGCGAAGCTAATACTATTATTAAAATTACAACACAGATAGTGACCAATATTTTCGAAACAGTTTTCAAGTTTTTTCACCAAGGGGAATTTCTTATAGCATACCTCATGTTTCCGTAATATTGACATGATGGATAGTCAGATTTGGTCCAGATGACCCGTTCACACTGAGCACTGTTGAATGGCCTGGCATCGAAATTTTCCTGTGCACATACATAAAGGCTAGCACTGTAAATACGATCAGAGGGTTCCCTTTTTCGTTAGAAAGTCAAATGTGGGTCATGAGAAAGCGGCTTGAAACACAAATAAGCAAATAAACAAAGCCTGACACGCTAAAATTTATAAAATTTATAGATAAGATTTATTTATCACCTAAGATTTTTAAGACCTGTTTAATTATCTTAGGATGTAATATTTTCCCCTTATGAAAAGGTAGGACTATCCTTTTATTATCTTTCATATATATCCTGTGGCTACCTTTACTCCTAATCATTTCAAAACCAGCTCCTAGAAGCATTTCCTGAGCTTCGTGTGTGTTAGTCTGGGAGTCTTAGGCAACAAGTACCTCTAAGGTTGTGGTAAGAATTTCTTTACTAAGCAGATCCTTTCTCTCACCCTCCGATAATGTTTCAAGGTAGAGTTCTATTGCTTCACGTATATTGTCTAAGACCTCCTCTAAGGTATTTCCCTGCGTGTGACACCCTTCAAGTCCAGGACAATACGCGTAGTAACCATTCTGATCTTTTTCAATAACAACATTAACTTTATAAGACATTTTTAATCTCCATTTAATTTAAAATTATATGTCTCTATAAAGCAAAAGTATTAGG includes:
- a CDS encoding inositol monophosphatase family protein, with translation MDYLDVARRAALEAGDLLKRYLGKVEEVEYKAKNSLVTEADRIAENLIIKTIKQRYPAHGILAEESGIERQGSNYLWIIDPLDGTTNFTHTYPFFSVSIALEIDGEVKIGLIYDPIKDEMFIGERGEGALMNDKKIVVSDALKVEVSNLCTGFIHTADWMVEENLRHFGNFIRRARAVRRDGSAALDLCYVACGRYDGFWELGLNPWDTAAGYLIVEEAGGRVTKFGGEEYNINDQEIIASNGKIHDEMMNVLTLGRSNNSRESTVKD
- a CDS encoding lipid-binding SYLF domain-containing protein codes for the protein MSIRFSLTILALSLLFITFSHDWAKAQLDERAVKSANILYQELNAPPSQKIPQTLIDDAKCIIVIPSLVKAGLVVTVESGKGLVICRSRETGKWGAPAFYNATGGSLGLSAGGGSFNVIALVMDEKGVGGLVSESVTFGEAQAAAVAGQTGATTGSHTKGISFITYTESKDGLFAGADLGGLTLNFNSKGNTRSYGKALSAYETLFEEKTIPDSIKVFREAVLKFAPRR
- a CDS encoding type II toxin-antitoxin system HicB family antitoxin, translated to MSYKVNVVIEKDQNGYYAYCPGLEGCHTQGNTLEEVLDNIREAIELYLETLSEGERKDLLSKEILTTTLEVLVA
- a CDS encoding tyrosine-type recombinase/integrase, which codes for MIARLDKLRFHYLRHTAATRMAITGRLDVVRKILGHSSINVTRRYMHPNEREERNVLKSSDRKCPDFVPQGEPDASSEKLKELQFTEIINKN
- a CDS encoding DUF2283 domain-containing protein; the protein is MKKFKVSYDEEEDILYFGREGTEEEVIELAPGVNCEFNRSGKLIGIEIFRASELFKNILKPMEKRLHII
- a CDS encoding transposase, producing the protein MARALRLAFEGACYHITSRGNRRENIFYSDNDKKVFIEKLNETLNKYHFICYAYCLMDNHYHLFIKTPDANISEGMHYLNTSYTNWIKAEHNIVGSVLQGRYKSILVEQNNYGLKLSAYIHLNPLRAGMVKNLKQYRWSSYLDYVSDRGKIPERLDKEFILSQFAEDTKEARKRYRSYVKENIGTKDPLAESYRGIALGTGRYINEIVDRIKKIGRKREIIATRPSGTKNAEEIIGLIQKRYGIRKNDIVDKKRGNVYRKISMYLIKKHTDLRLSEIGKIYGMDYAAVAQSCKRFSEELKKDKKIRRMIQDLENEILA